A single genomic interval of Aedes aegypti strain LVP_AGWG chromosome 1, AaegL5.0 Primary Assembly, whole genome shotgun sequence harbors:
- the LOC5576717 gene encoding uncharacterized protein LOC5576717: MRSFTVLILSAAVIGMVAAQQPRSAAEVATDIYKSCLADVNMKCVKSKALSWLSTVSDQDEIKITDTLTIIRTGVDDEEAPEVQDQQRGNKVVSLLNKIDSFLATHALKMGVPEVLQSEEARAYIPDSLKQGGLAEELVVPLTEGNVAEGRGFVKKVMIPFLLGIKFKSTVLVPLALALIALKTWKAMTLGLLSMVLSAAMVIFKFAKPKIVNYEVVHYPPPHTHHVDHHIDHHHISAPHVHWEAPPAWRKRSLDAAQEQAYAAHL; encoded by the exons ATGCGCTCGTTCACGGTGTTGATCCTTTCGGCAGCCGTCATCGGGATGGTTGCCGCTCAGCAGCCCCGATCTGCGGCCGAAGTTGCCACCGACATCTACAAATCCTGCTTGGCCGATGTCAACATGAAGTGTGTGAAATCGAAGGCACTCTCGTGGTTGAGCACCGTGTCCGATCAGGACGAGATCAAAATTACCGACACCCTGACCATCATTCGAACTGGCGTTGACGATGAGGAAGCTCCAGAGGTCCAGGACCAACAACGCGGCAACAAAGTTGTCAGCTTGCTAAACAAAATCGATAGCTTTCTGGCAACCCATGCTCTGAAGATGGGAGTTCCGGAGGTTCTGCAATCCGAGGAAGCCCGCGCTTACATCCCAGACTCCCTCAAGCAGGGAGGTCTTGCCGAAGAACTCGTTGTTCCATTGACCGAAGGAAATGTCGCTGAAG GCCGTGGCTTTGTTAAGAAAGTCATGATCCCCTTCCTGCTGGGCATCAAGTTCAAATCGACTGTGCTGGTGCCGTTGGCTCTGGCTCTGATCGCCCTGAAGACCTGGAAGGCCATGACCCTGGGTCTGCTGTCGATGGTCCTGTCCGCTGCGATGGTCATCTTCAAGTTCGCCAAGCCAAAGATCGTCAACTACGAGGTGGTCCACTATCCACCACCGCACACCCACCACGTGGACCACCACATCGATCATCACCACATCTCGGCCCCGCACGTGCACTGGGAAGCCCCACCAGCCTGGAGGAAACGATCGCTCGATGCCGCCCAGGAGCAAGCCTACGCTGCTCATCTCTAG